One region of Streptomyces capillispiralis genomic DNA includes:
- a CDS encoding TetR/AcrR family transcriptional regulator, whose product MGTVEDLRRITMTPAARRILAAAARLFYERGIHAVGVDLIAAEAGVTKKTLYDRFGSKEQLVVEYLADRDERWRALLAGYLDAADPEPPARVLAVFDASLAWSREHSPKGCSMVNAHAEISDASHPAYPVITGQKEWMLALFTRLARDIAPDDADRLGRTLMLLHEGALVAHGLNVFPNPIGEAREQAQVLLAATGNTTTKR is encoded by the coding sequence ATGGGCACCGTGGAGGATCTGCGAAGGATCACGATGACGCCTGCCGCCCGGCGCATCCTGGCGGCCGCCGCGAGACTGTTCTACGAGCGCGGCATCCACGCCGTCGGCGTCGACCTGATCGCCGCCGAGGCCGGGGTCACCAAGAAGACGCTCTACGACCGGTTCGGCTCCAAGGAGCAGCTCGTCGTGGAGTACCTCGCGGACCGCGACGAACGCTGGCGAGCCCTGCTCGCCGGATACCTGGACGCCGCGGACCCGGAACCGCCGGCGCGTGTGCTGGCCGTCTTCGACGCCTCACTCGCGTGGTCACGGGAGCACAGCCCCAAGGGGTGCAGCATGGTCAACGCCCATGCCGAGATCAGCGACGCGTCCCATCCCGCGTACCCGGTGATCACCGGGCAGAAGGAGTGGATGCTCGCCCTGTTCACCCGCCTCGCCCGTGACATCGCCCCCGACGACGCCGACCGTCTGGGCCGGACCCTCATGCTGCTCCACGAAGGGGCGCTCGTGGCCCACGGCTTGAACGTCTTCCCGAACCCCATCGGCGAGGCCCGCGAGCAGGCACAGGTCCTCCTCGCCGCGACCGGGAACACGACGACGAAACGCTGA